A single region of the Syntrophotaleaceae bacterium genome encodes:
- the cfa gene encoding cyclopropane fatty acyl phospholipid synthase, whose amino-acid sequence MVAEILQELLDSADIRLNGSRPWDIQVRDDRWFKRVWREKNLGLGESYMDGWWDCEQLDEMFFRLLGCGLDQKVRGNLHYLFCFLPAILFNLQSGFRCRRVAKQHYDLGNDLFLAFLDDHQQYSCGYFKETEDLQQAQQNKLALIAGKLQLSAGEHVLDIGCGWGGLARYAAERHGCRVTAVNISREQLHYARERCQGLPVEFHDSDYRALNGRFDKVVSVGMFEHVGRKNYRTYMQVVHRCLKDEGIFLLHTIGSNVSRNGCDPWVNKYIFPNGMLPGPAHIGKAVEGLFVVEDWHNFGPHYDKTLMAWNRNFKQAWPKLRDKYDERFKRMWEYYLLSCAGAFRARTIQLWQIVMTKQGSCCPQPACRLQ is encoded by the coding sequence ATGGTCGCCGAAATTCTTCAGGAACTGTTGGACTCAGCCGATATCCGGCTGAACGGATCCCGGCCATGGGATATTCAGGTCAGGGATGACCGCTGGTTCAAACGGGTCTGGCGGGAAAAGAACCTGGGGCTGGGCGAGTCCTATATGGACGGCTGGTGGGATTGCGAACAGCTGGACGAAATGTTCTTTCGCCTGCTGGGCTGCGGCCTGGACCAAAAAGTTCGGGGAAACTTGCATTATCTTTTCTGTTTTTTGCCGGCGATACTTTTCAATCTGCAATCAGGGTTTCGCTGCCGCCGAGTGGCGAAACAGCACTATGATCTGGGGAACGACCTGTTCCTCGCTTTTCTCGACGACCACCAGCAGTACAGCTGCGGGTACTTCAAAGAGACCGAAGATCTGCAGCAGGCACAACAGAACAAACTTGCCCTGATCGCCGGAAAATTGCAGCTTTCGGCTGGAGAACATGTCCTGGATATCGGGTGCGGATGGGGCGGACTGGCCCGGTATGCCGCCGAACGCCATGGTTGCCGGGTGACGGCGGTCAATATTTCCAGGGAACAGTTGCATTACGCCCGGGAGCGCTGCCAGGGATTACCTGTCGAATTTCACGACTCCGATTATCGGGCCCTGAATGGTCGCTTCGACAAGGTCGTTTCGGTCGGCATGTTCGAGCATGTCGGCCGAAAAAACTATCGCACCTATATGCAGGTGGTGCATCGCTGTCTCAAGGACGAGGGTATCTTTCTGCTGCATACCATCGGCAGCAACGTCTCCCGCAACGGCTGCGACCCATGGGTGAACAAATATATCTTTCCCAACGGCATGCTGCCCGGTCCGGCTCACATCGGTAAAGCGGTCGAGGGGCTTTTCGTGGTCGAGGACTGGCACAATTTCGGACCCCACTACGATAAGACACTGATGGCCTGGAACCGGAATTTCAAGCAGGCCTGGCCGAAGTTGAGGGACAAGTACGACGAGCGCTTTAAACGAATGTGGGAGTACTATCTGCTATCCTGCGCAGGAGCGTTTCGGGCCCGGACCATCCAGCTGTGGCAGATCGTCATGACCAAACAGGGCAGCTGCTGCCCCCAGCCCGCCTGCCGATTACAATAA
- a CDS encoding class I SAM-dependent methyltransferase — protein sequence MDREKRDFDKEASAWDENPRRVKMAKDIAAAISEEIRLTPDMDVLDFGCGTGLLALELLPLVRSVVGVDSSQGMLDIFRQKIAEGRLNNVRVMEIDFERGDGLQGRYDLAVSSMTLHHIPEIASLLRHIRNVLKPGGYLSVADLDLEEGKFHTDNTGVFHFGFCREELRQLFFEAGFEDIRARNAAVVIKQGADGEMKQFGIFLMTGRKGKARTTRSGAR from the coding sequence ATGGATAGGGAAAAACGTGATTTCGACAAGGAGGCTTCCGCCTGGGACGAAAATCCCCGGAGGGTAAAAATGGCGAAGGACATCGCCGCTGCGATCAGCGAGGAAATACGGCTGACGCCTGACATGGATGTCCTGGATTTTGGCTGCGGCACGGGCCTGCTGGCCCTCGAACTTCTGCCCCTGGTTCGTTCAGTGGTTGGGGTCGACAGCTCGCAAGGGATGCTCGATATCTTCCGCCAGAAGATCGCTGAAGGCCGGCTGAACAATGTGCGCGTCATGGAAATCGATTTTGAACGGGGCGATGGTCTGCAGGGGCGGTATGATCTGGCGGTCAGCAGCATGACCCTTCATCATATCCCCGAAATCGCCTCTCTGTTACGACACATCCGGAATGTATTGAAACCCGGAGGATATCTCTCGGTGGCCGACCTCGATCTGGAGGAGGGAAAGTTTCACACCGATAATACCGGCGTGTTCCATTTCGGATTTTGTCGTGAAGAGCTGCGCCAACTGTTTTTTGAGGCAGGCTTTGAAGATATCCGTGCTCGCAATGCGGCAGTGGTTATCAAGCAGGGTGCGGACGGTGAAATGAAACAATTCGGCATTTTTCTGATGACCGGGCGAAAAGGGAAGGCCCGGACAACTCGCTCAGGAGCAAGGTAA
- a CDS encoding SPASM domain-containing protein, giving the protein MNDLPLPTYLQVEPSGRCNLLCRMCPIRFRTDLPKNGSPALMDFRLFAELLDGFPGLEKLHLQGLGEPLLHPRFFDMAAFARKRGLVVTTSTNLTLLDETQARECVISGLNELHISVDGTSAETYEWIRTGADYRTLKSNLELLVKTRRRMSSSTPVLKLVMVIMRKNLAELPDLVDLAKEWDMEEVFVQHLSQEFSEPDLSEKVLTMRNFVEEQTLLHENPQRIARYFGAARSKARKAGIRLRLPKTEASKQAPDRSGRERCDWPWSGIYVSWTGQVMPCCMAASPDRVSFGSLAEKPVRDIWNGPEYLSFREQLQSRRPPRICRECSIYRGIF; this is encoded by the coding sequence ATGAACGATCTTCCCTTGCCCACCTACCTTCAGGTCGAACCGTCGGGTCGATGCAATCTGCTCTGCCGCATGTGCCCGATCCGTTTTCGGACCGATCTGCCTAAAAACGGGTCTCCGGCCTTAATGGATTTCCGGCTTTTTGCCGAGTTGCTCGACGGCTTTCCCGGTTTGGAAAAACTGCATCTCCAGGGTCTGGGCGAACCCCTGCTGCACCCGCGTTTTTTCGATATGGCCGCCTTTGCCCGGAAGCGCGGCCTTGTGGTAACGACCAGTACCAATCTGACTTTGCTGGATGAAACGCAAGCCAGAGAGTGCGTGATCAGTGGTTTGAACGAGCTGCATATCTCCGTCGACGGGACCAGTGCGGAAACCTACGAGTGGATCCGCACAGGCGCCGATTACCGGACATTGAAATCCAATCTGGAATTATTGGTCAAAACCAGGCGCCGGATGTCCTCCAGCACGCCGGTTTTGAAACTGGTCATGGTCATCATGCGGAAAAATCTGGCAGAGCTGCCGGATCTTGTTGACCTTGCCAAGGAATGGGACATGGAGGAGGTTTTCGTACAGCATTTGTCCCAGGAATTCAGCGAACCGGACCTCTCCGAAAAGGTACTGACGATGCGGAATTTCGTGGAAGAACAGACCTTGCTGCATGAAAACCCTCAGCGGATCGCCCGATATTTCGGGGCAGCCCGTTCAAAAGCCCGAAAAGCCGGCATACGCTTGCGGTTGCCGAAAACAGAAGCCAGTAAACAGGCCCCGGACAGGTCCGGAAGGGAACGTTGCGATTGGCCGTGGTCGGGAATCTATGTCAGTTGGACTGGTCAGGTGATGCCGTGCTGCATGGCGGCTTCGCCGGACAGGGTCAGCTTCGGCAGTCTCGCCGAAAAACCGGTTCGGGACATATGGAACGGACCGGAGTACCTATCCTTTCGTGAGCAGCTTCAATCCCGCCGCCCACCTCGAATCTGTCGGGAATGTTCGATCTACCGGGGGATTTTCTGA
- a CDS encoding 7TM diverse intracellular signaling domain-containing protein, which translates to MSPRPVYFPVPGYWNGHDGGNGPLSGAGYATFRLRVRLPAETSPLSIRIEDQSTAYRLWVNGIEVMSDGVVSMAADTGKPSYRIGTAALPAAGEVLDFVLQVSNFHLAKGGPYRPIVLGTAADIEKRQHLLFAADLLLFSMLVVIGIYHLVFYLLRREDPSLLYFGLFCLCWSAGIPFGSLGGRFMTLVFPDFPWYWQCRMELLTWFPTVPLFLMFFGSLFPQEFSSRVARLSQLVAALFFSYAALVPSRLVSLTEVPYQIFSLGIGGYICLSLNRAVKNRRSEAALMLAGFLVFLAAVINDILYMNLLIRSVYLISVGIAIMILFQAFALAIRIARSFSAVEARKQSERKLRVLQRQLSSMLDNIDEAILAVNESEEITFCNHAGEILLGHSAEKLLGRPFREVMGLFPDGPCPVAAEEAIRGLFRSGGNCLLGMAALPDSGGGCGRAGVYLSFLDVEEDPVCLIILRKIASVSDLDAKDIPQTLAVVEALNQNRARLQSIQSSLHCLWPLSMELRPEFMQELSVIDEALDNVSKTLMNLEKFESKRHLAVEVMNCSLNYWTRCTGLTKVDLARQSGLWSIYTNQDGWERTQTLDRYLHIETFPRRPLWNKVLKTAGFVLATGTNPSPLRTRLEVLLTQLRLRK; encoded by the coding sequence TTGTCCCCGAGACCCGTCTACTTTCCTGTTCCCGGCTATTGGAACGGTCATGATGGAGGCAACGGTCCCCTTTCCGGCGCAGGTTACGCCACTTTCCGGCTCAGAGTCAGACTTCCTGCTGAGACTTCCCCCCTGTCCATTCGCATCGAAGACCAGTCCACCGCTTACCGGCTCTGGGTAAACGGTATCGAGGTGATGTCCGACGGCGTCGTCTCCATGGCCGCGGATACCGGAAAACCTTCCTACCGGATCGGCACCGCAGCTCTTCCAGCCGCCGGCGAGGTTCTCGATTTCGTCCTTCAGGTCTCCAACTTTCACCTGGCAAAAGGCGGCCCCTATCGGCCGATCGTCCTGGGAACAGCGGCTGACATCGAAAAACGGCAGCATCTGCTTTTCGCCGCCGATCTTCTTCTCTTCAGCATGCTGGTGGTCATCGGCATCTACCATCTGGTTTTCTACCTGTTGCGAAGGGAAGATCCTTCACTTCTCTACTTCGGACTCTTCTGCCTGTGCTGGAGTGCAGGAATCCCTTTCGGTTCCCTGGGCGGGCGCTTCATGACCCTGGTCTTCCCCGATTTCCCATGGTACTGGCAGTGCCGCATGGAACTGCTGACCTGGTTTCCGACCGTCCCCCTGTTCCTGATGTTTTTCGGCTCTCTTTTCCCCCAGGAGTTTTCCTCCAGGGTCGCACGTCTTTCCCAGTTAGTCGCCGCCCTCTTTTTTTCCTATGCCGCACTCGTGCCTTCGCGGCTGGTGAGTCTCACGGAAGTTCCCTATCAGATTTTCTCTCTCGGCATAGGCGGGTATATCTGCCTGAGCCTGAATCGCGCAGTGAAAAACAGAAGGAGCGAAGCGGCCCTGATGTTGGCAGGGTTTCTCGTCTTCCTGGCGGCGGTGATCAATGACATCCTCTACATGAACCTGCTCATCCGCAGCGTCTATCTGATTTCGGTCGGTATAGCGATCATGATCCTTTTTCAGGCCTTCGCCCTCGCCATCCGCATTGCCCGGTCCTTTTCGGCTGTGGAAGCCCGTAAGCAGAGCGAGCGGAAACTGCGCGTTCTGCAGCGCCAGCTCAGTTCCATGCTCGACAATATCGACGAGGCCATACTGGCCGTCAACGAAAGCGAGGAGATTACCTTCTGCAACCATGCCGGGGAAATACTGCTGGGGCACTCGGCGGAAAAGCTGCTCGGTCGGCCTTTTCGGGAGGTCATGGGGCTTTTTCCCGACGGTCCTTGCCCCGTTGCGGCAGAAGAGGCGATACGGGGGCTGTTCAGAAGCGGCGGCAATTGCCTCCTGGGCATGGCCGCTCTTCCCGATTCTGGGGGAGGATGTGGACGGGCGGGAGTCTATCTTTCTTTTCTGGATGTTGAGGAGGACCCGGTTTGTCTGATCATTCTGCGCAAAATCGCGAGTGTTTCAGATTTGGATGCGAAGGATATCCCGCAGACTCTCGCCGTGGTCGAAGCCCTCAACCAGAACAGGGCGCGGCTCCAGTCGATTCAATCATCCCTGCATTGCCTCTGGCCCCTCTCTATGGAGCTTCGGCCGGAATTCATGCAGGAACTCAGCGTTATCGATGAAGCTCTCGACAATGTTTCCAAAACCTTGATGAATCTGGAAAAGTTCGAGTCGAAAAGGCATCTTGCCGTCGAAGTGATGAACTGTTCCCTGAATTACTGGACCCGTTGCACCGGCCTGACCAAGGTGGATCTTGCCCGTCAGTCCGGCCTCTGGAGTATCTACACCAATCAGGACGGTTGGGAGCGGACCCAGACCCTCGACAGGTATCTGCATATCGAAACCTTTCCCCGGCGGCCCCTCTGGAACAAGGTGCTGAAAACCGCCGGATTCGTTCTCGCCACCGGCACCAACCCCTCACCCCTCAGAACCCGGCTGGAAGTCCTGCTGACCCAATTGCGGTTGCGCAAATGA
- a CDS encoding glycosyltransferase — MKDATVTVVVPTFRRPELLIKCLNALMEQDFDRNRYEIVVVDDGVQEETRRLVERCAAAMTYSGCLPAAGETAGSRTYTLDAAGSHPRLRYLEGGRSGPAAARNLGWKAARGDIIAFTDDDCVPQSGWLAKGTASMGKGIAGAGGRVLVPIPDSPTDYELDASGLERSRFVTANCFYRRSALESVGGFDENFRLAWREDSDLYFRLIKGGFGLVETPEAVVVHPTRTVRWGVSIRQQKKSQFNALLYKKHPDLYRQLQPSPPWHYYGIVLALPMFATGLFTWNLPLAAIGFGLWLGLTLRFILRRLQNTRRTLAHVLEMALTSLAIPPLSIYWRLRGALRYRVFFL, encoded by the coding sequence ATGAAGGACGCGACCGTCACGGTGGTCGTGCCAACCTTTCGCAGGCCCGAACTTTTGATTAAATGCCTGAACGCCCTGATGGAACAGGATTTCGACCGGAACCGCTATGAAATTGTTGTGGTGGACGACGGAGTTCAGGAGGAAACACGGCGCCTGGTCGAGCGCTGCGCTGCGGCAATGACCTATTCCGGCTGTCTGCCGGCGGCCGGGGAAACCGCCGGATCCCGGACTTATACCCTGGATGCCGCCGGGTCGCATCCACGATTACGCTACCTGGAAGGTGGCAGGAGCGGTCCCGCGGCAGCCCGCAATTTGGGGTGGAAAGCGGCGAGAGGAGACATCATCGCTTTCACAGATGACGACTGCGTGCCCCAATCCGGCTGGCTGGCCAAGGGAACGGCGTCCATGGGCAAGGGCATCGCCGGAGCAGGAGGACGTGTGCTGGTTCCGATCCCCGATTCTCCCACCGATTACGAACTGGACGCCTCCGGTCTGGAACGATCGCGCTTCGTCACCGCAAACTGCTTCTACCGTCGTTCCGCTCTGGAATCCGTCGGAGGATTCGATGAAAATTTCCGTTTGGCCTGGCGGGAAGACAGCGACCTCTACTTTCGTCTAATAAAAGGGGGGTTCGGGCTGGTCGAAACCCCGGAAGCCGTGGTCGTGCATCCGACCCGCACGGTCCGTTGGGGAGTCAGCATCCGCCAGCAGAAAAAGAGCCAGTTCAACGCCCTGCTCTATAAGAAGCATCCCGACCTCTACCGGCAGCTGCAACCTTCGCCCCCCTGGCATTACTATGGAATCGTCCTGGCTCTGCCGATGTTCGCGACAGGACTGTTCACGTGGAATCTTCCGCTGGCAGCTATCGGTTTCGGGCTTTGGCTCGGGTTGACGTTACGCTTCATTCTGCGCCGCCTGCAGAACACCCGACGCACCCTGGCCCACGTGCTCGAGATGGCGCTGACCTCCCTGGCGATCCCGCCGCTGAGCATCTACTGGCGTTTGCGTGGAGCCCTGCGGTATCGGGTATTTTTTCTGTGA
- a CDS encoding MFS transporter, whose amino-acid sequence MEKKRQSITGVKGVSGVSPGAVLFVVCSALFLMPFMLSAVAVALPTIGRDLQASALQVGLVETVYILSVAVFLLPMGRFGDVFGRRRVFLQGIFFFTLATALIALSTSIEMLIGWRILQGIGAAMVNASSLAIVVSVFPAEKRGRVLGIAIGTVYAGISCGPPVGGFLTGSFGWRAVFLPGVLLGLLSWLLTLTRMRTEWHEAAGEPFDWRGSLIYALAVACITLGGARLSSGGWATAVLTAGLVGLGLFVLVERRSRYPVLDIRLLTGNRVFALSNVAAFINYGSTFGVVFFMSLYLQYVKGFRPADAGLVLMLQPLVQMLLAPVGGRLSDRFPPARVATIGMTLCCFGLLLAATIAPGTPVAVVVGALLLLGLGYAFFSTPNTSVIMGCLPRRYLGVASGLTGTMRSLGMTFSMVVVTLSFSFFMEGRTISPATIPEFMASMQTDMLFFSGLSVVGIGCSLGRLSFSGGQECRGDDEL is encoded by the coding sequence ATGGAAAAGAAGCGTCAATCGATTACAGGAGTGAAGGGAGTATCCGGGGTTTCACCTGGAGCCGTACTCTTCGTGGTCTGCTCGGCCCTTTTCCTGATGCCTTTCATGCTCTCGGCGGTAGCGGTGGCGCTGCCGACTATCGGGCGGGATCTGCAGGCCAGCGCCCTGCAGGTGGGCCTGGTGGAGACGGTCTACATTCTCTCGGTGGCTGTCTTTCTGTTGCCGATGGGGCGATTCGGCGATGTTTTCGGCCGTCGCCGGGTCTTTCTTCAGGGAATCTTCTTCTTTACCCTTGCCACCGCCCTCATCGCCCTCTCGACCTCCATCGAAATGCTGATCGGCTGGCGCATCCTCCAGGGCATCGGCGCCGCCATGGTCAACGCCAGCAGCCTGGCCATCGTGGTTTCTGTCTTTCCCGCCGAAAAGCGGGGACGGGTGCTCGGCATCGCCATCGGCACCGTCTACGCGGGCATCTCCTGCGGCCCGCCCGTCGGCGGTTTTCTGACCGGCAGTTTCGGCTGGCGGGCGGTATTCCTGCCGGGCGTGCTGCTGGGGCTGCTGTCCTGGCTGCTGACCTTAACCCGCATGCGCACCGAATGGCACGAGGCGGCAGGCGAGCCCTTCGACTGGCGGGGCAGCCTGATTTATGCCCTGGCCGTTGCCTGCATCACCCTTGGCGGCGCCCGCCTGAGTTCGGGGGGCTGGGCAACAGCGGTGCTGACGGCAGGTCTGGTTGGTTTGGGACTGTTCGTCCTGGTCGAGCGTCGCAGTCGATACCCCGTGCTGGATATCCGCCTGCTGACAGGCAACCGGGTTTTTGCCCTGAGCAATGTGGCGGCATTCATCAACTACGGTTCGACCTTCGGCGTGGTTTTCTTCATGAGCCTCTATCTCCAGTACGTCAAGGGATTCAGGCCCGCAGATGCCGGGCTGGTGCTGATGCTGCAACCGCTGGTGCAGATGCTGCTGGCCCCCGTAGGGGGACGATTGTCCGATCGTTTCCCTCCCGCCCGGGTCGCAACGATCGGTATGACCCTGTGCTGTTTTGGTCTGCTGCTCGCGGCCACCATCGCTCCCGGCACGCCGGTTGCCGTCGTGGTCGGAGCCCTGCTGCTGCTGGGCCTGGGCTACGCTTTCTTCTCCACACCCAACACCAGCGTCATCATGGGATGCCTGCCCCGACGGTATCTTGGTGTAGCCTCCGGTTTGACCGGGACCATGCGTTCTCTGGGGATGACCTTCAGTATGGTCGTCGTCACCCTCAGTTTCTCCTTCTTCATGGAGGGCCGAACCATTTCGCCGGCGACCATTCCTGAATTCATGGCCAGCATGCAAACCGATATGCTGTTTTTCAGCGGCCTTTCCGTAGTGGGCATCGGCTGTTCCCTGGGCAGGCTTTCCTTTTCCGGGGGACAGGAATGTCGAGGGGATGATGAACTGTGA
- a CDS encoding glycosyltransferase family 9 protein, which yields MKVSAFQPGLVQRLKRPPRKIVLVRACRIGDFICATPAFRSIRKGLPEADITMVTLPMLEGLVRRSSNFDSFAPFPGYPGLAEQLFSSRSASRFFYRMQSEKFDLAIQMQGSGVNSNPFTLMLGASATAGFVRPGDGPGLLDAALPLPTEGHEILRVLALTRFLGLPDQTLETEFPLAAVDRRQASRLIGEGKSVLIGLHPEARDAARRWPAERFAEVGRRLQQHHGGRLVLFGDTEGRQTAEAVLQAAGVPGIDLSGRLSLGQLGAVIQHLSVLVTNDSGPAHIAYALGTPTVTIFGGKDPARYGALRPGPFRMIAHPIACRPCQQAECPMGAPCLNRVSVDEVVAEAESLICKTFNESPV from the coding sequence ATGAAGGTTTCGGCTTTCCAGCCCGGACTGGTGCAGCGTTTGAAGAGGCCTCCCCGCAAGATCGTACTGGTGCGTGCCTGCCGCATCGGCGATTTCATCTGCGCCACCCCGGCTTTCCGGTCGATAAGAAAAGGCTTGCCTGAGGCGGACATCACCATGGTGACGCTGCCGATGCTGGAAGGTCTGGTGCGCCGCTCGTCGAACTTCGACAGTTTTGCACCTTTCCCGGGCTATCCGGGACTGGCCGAACAACTATTTTCGTCACGGTCGGCCAGTCGGTTTTTCTATCGCATGCAGTCGGAAAAGTTCGATCTTGCCATTCAGATGCAAGGTTCGGGAGTCAACTCCAACCCCTTCACCCTGATGCTGGGAGCCAGTGCGACCGCGGGATTCGTGCGACCGGGAGACGGGCCGGGTTTGCTGGATGCGGCGCTGCCCCTGCCGACCGAGGGGCATGAAATCCTCAGGGTCCTGGCCCTGACCCGGTTCCTGGGATTGCCGGATCAGACCCTGGAAACCGAGTTTCCTCTGGCAGCTGTTGACCGTCGGCAGGCCTCACGATTGATTGGAGAGGGAAAGAGCGTCCTGATTGGACTGCACCCCGAAGCACGGGACGCCGCGCGGCGCTGGCCGGCCGAGCGGTTTGCGGAAGTGGGACGCAGGCTGCAGCAACATCATGGAGGGCGGCTGGTCCTCTTCGGAGACACGGAGGGACGGCAGACGGCCGAGGCGGTTCTGCAAGCCGCCGGAGTGCCGGGGATCGACCTGAGCGGACGGCTCAGTCTGGGCCAACTGGGGGCTGTGATCCAACACCTGTCCGTACTGGTGACCAATGACAGCGGACCGGCTCATATCGCTTACGCTCTGGGCACACCCACGGTGACGATATTCGGCGGGAAAGACCCCGCTCGATACGGTGCCCTGCGGCCCGGTCCGTTCCGCATGATTGCCCATCCGATCGCCTGCCGACCCTGTCAACAGGCCGAATGCCCCATGGGCGCCCCCTGTCTGAATCGGGTCAGCGTGGACGAGGTGGTGGCGGAAGCGGAAAGCCTGATCTGCAAAACCTTTAATGAATCCCCCGTATAA
- a CDS encoding glycosyltransferase, whose protein sequence is MRRVDVLIPTCNRPASLAVTLTGVAQQSFKTLHVTIADQSEIPAMDNPAIRTLRRLILARGGSTAYFHRLPSKGIAEQRHFLLKQAQAPYVLFLDDDVLMEPWVLQQLVSILEEHRCGFVGAFGAGLSFIGDVRPEQQPIEYWQGLVKPEIVEPGSLAWERWHLHRAANLYHVGQRLPAGEMRLYKVAWIGGCVLYDRKKLQSVGGFQFWDRLPRYHSGEEALVQNLLMRRYGGCGLVPSGTFFTEEPSTVLNEEQKVDGHALDLLKDMVEGMKSGEDR, encoded by the coding sequence ATGAGGCGGGTGGATGTGCTGATTCCGACCTGCAACCGGCCGGCCTCGCTGGCCGTGACCCTGACGGGTGTCGCCCAGCAGAGCTTCAAAACGCTCCATGTGACCATCGCCGACCAGAGCGAAATTCCGGCCATGGACAACCCTGCGATACGCACTCTGCGTCGCCTGATTCTGGCCAGAGGCGGCAGCACCGCGTATTTCCACCGCCTGCCCTCAAAGGGAATTGCGGAACAACGCCATTTCCTTCTGAAACAGGCGCAGGCTCCCTACGTGCTGTTTCTTGACGACGATGTGCTGATGGAACCGTGGGTTCTGCAACAACTGGTTTCGATACTTGAGGAACATCGTTGCGGTTTCGTGGGCGCTTTTGGCGCCGGGCTCTCCTTTATCGGGGATGTGCGGCCGGAGCAGCAGCCGATCGAGTATTGGCAAGGCCTGGTGAAGCCGGAAATCGTGGAACCCGGCTCCTTGGCATGGGAACGCTGGCACCTTCACCGCGCCGCAAACCTGTATCATGTCGGGCAGAGATTGCCCGCCGGTGAAATGCGCCTGTACAAAGTGGCCTGGATCGGCGGCTGCGTGCTCTACGACCGCAAGAAACTGCAGAGTGTAGGAGGTTTTCAGTTCTGGGACCGCCTGCCACGCTACCATTCCGGAGAAGAGGCCCTGGTGCAGAATCTGCTCATGCGCCGCTACGGAGGCTGCGGCCTAGTTCCATCCGGGACCTTTTTTACCGAGGAACCCTCGACCGTGCTCAACGAAGAACAAAAGGTGGACGGACATGCCCTCGATCTGCTGAAGGACATGGTGGAAGGGATGAAATCCGGAGAAGACCGATGA